The following proteins come from a genomic window of Sardina pilchardus chromosome 13, fSarPil1.1, whole genome shotgun sequence:
- the LOC134099116 gene encoding carcinoembryonic antigen-related cell adhesion molecule 1-like has protein sequence MADHMKLYTIFIFTITACVFSLPVSASGDPIRGPFFSSINGPGVVMAGVPTEFTCSDKCTPKCVYHWNESGKRVEGGVMTVTASGRNESLQLECTAVNPDTNKSWTTTKTVKINNPVRVKPATSSDPQEGQSFTMTCQGSGPIVATTWLKDGQPLDTDARIQLSENNGMLSFRSLLPSDGGYFECKVVDGAITVISRGYLLSLGTIAVSILGPDTVKAGVEHIFTCQANCTLPCSTFWTFNQGFSGGSISSTRDVIRWIPATPGRVQSFQCNAQNLPAQRMAQASKRVTVYATIAPTNRKGATPAIKRMCDRMKSFAETRAGRTFEIFYPISYTSEKRGSMIYYIKVHVAAKSEDYVHLRLSKPSGKLQFDNVLLGQTFDDPITPFKK, from the exons ATGGCGGATCATATGAAGCTATACacaatttttatttttacaatAACAG CGTGTGTCTTCTCTCTGCCTGTGAGTGCTTCTGGAGACCCAA TCAGAGGCCCGTTCTTTTCGTCTATCAACGGGCCCGGCGTGGTGATGGCGGGCGTGCCGACAGAGTTCACCTGCTCAGACAAATGCACCCCAAAGTGTGTCTACCACTGGAATGAGTCTGGAAAGAGAGTGGAGGGTGGCGTCATGACCGTGACGGCCAGCGGCCGGAATGAGAGCCTGCAGCTGGAGTGCACCGCGGTCAACCCCGACACCAACAAGTCATGGACCACCACCAAGACCGTGAAAATAAACA ACCCGGTGAGAGTGAAGCCCGCCACCAGCTCTGATCCCCAGGAAGGCCAGTCTTTCACGATGACCTGTCAGGGCTCAGGCCCCATCGTCGCCACCACCTGGTTGAAAGACGGTCAGCCCCTCGACACCGATGCCAGGATACAGCTCAGTGAGAATAATGGCATGCTGTCCTTCAGGTCTCTGCTGCCCTCTGATGGTGGCTATTTTGAGTGCAAGGTGGTCGACGGCGCCATCACCGTGATCAGCCGAGGGTACCTGTTGAGCC TCGGTACGATAGCTGTTAGCATCCTTGGCCCGGACACGGTGAAGGCTGGGGTGGAGCATATCTTCACCTGTCAGGCCAACTGCACGCTGCCTTGTTCCACCTTCTGGACGTTCAACCAGGGCTTCTCCGGTGGCTCCATCTCATCCACTAGAGATGTAATCCGATGGATCCCAGCTACACCCGGGAGGGTCCAGTCCTTCCAGTGCAACGCACAGAACTTACCTGCCCAGCGAATGGCCCAAGCCTCTAAGAGAGTGACAGTTTATG CCACAATAGCTCCCACAAACCGCAAAGGGGCTACACCAGCTATTAAACGAATGTGTGATCGG ATGAAAAGCTTCGCAGAGACAAGGGCAGGTCGCACCTTTGAGATTTTCTACCCCATTTCATACACCAGTGAAAAGCGTGGATCAATGATTTACTacattaag GTTCATGTTGCGGCTAAGAGTGAAGACTATGTGCATCTTCGCTTGTCCAAGCCCTCTGGCAAATTGCAATTTGACAATGTCCTGCTGGGCCAAACGTTTGATGACCCAATCACaccctttaaaaaataa
- the mffa gene encoding mitochondrial fission factor homolog B isoform X4 — protein MALSHSSSEMNGAAFPSPTAEMAEINRIHYDLEYTEGISQRMRVPEMLKVAPYSTDDQEKGFFDAPHSVMMHVPERIVVAGDGDDSQFPRPRDLDLIQSTPLEGVALKTPPRVLTLSERPLDFLEMERSSAPSQPTEEVRSHGRLRRERSASENTATRQNGQLPHNDSMCALTTMDTTLEGGPDDMAVVDATTLRRQIIKLNRRLQLLEDENKERVKREKIMYSITVAFWLINTWVWFRR, from the exons ATGGCTCTCTCCCATTCCTCCAGCGAGATGAACGGCGCCGCATTCCCCTCGCCCACCGCCGAGATGGCCGAGATCAATCGCATTCACTACGATCTAGAATACACGGAGGGCATCAGCCAGCGAATGCGGGTCCCTGAGATGCTCAAAGTGGCCCCCTACTCCACCGACGACCAGGAGAAGGGTTTTTTCGACGCACCCCACAGCGTCATGATGCATGTGCCCGAGAGGATCGTGGTGGCAG GCGATGGCGACGATTCCCAGTTCCCCAGACCTCGAGACCTGGACCTTATCCAGTCCACTCCACTGGAGGGGGTGGCCCTGAAGACGCCTCCGAGGGTCCTCACCCTCAGTGAACGGCCCCTGGACTTCCTCGAGATGGAACGGTCCAGTGCACCCAGCCAGCCCACTGAAGAG GTGCGGTCACATGGTCGTCTACGCAGAGAGCGCTCTGCCAGCGAGAACACTGCCACGCGCCAAAATGGCCAGCTACCCCACAATGACTCCAT GTGTGCTCTCACCACAATGGACACAACATTGGAAGGAGGACCCGATGACATGGCTGTAGTTGATGCAACAACGCTCCGGCGACAG ATCATCAAGCTGAATCGCAGGCTACAACTGCTGGAGGATGAGAACAAGGAGCGGGTGAAGCGCGAGAAGATCATGTACTCCATCACCGTAGCGTTCTGGCTCATCAACACCTGGGTGTGGTTCCGTCGTTAG
- the mffa gene encoding mitochondrial fission factor homolog B isoform X2 translates to MALSHSSSEMNGAAFPSPTAEMAEINRIHYDLEYTEGISQRMRVPEMLKVAPYSTDDQEKGFFDAPHSVMMHVPERIVVAGDGDDSQFPRPRDLDLIQSTPLEGVALKTPPRVLTLSERPLDFLEMERSSAPSQPTEEVRSHGRLRRERSASENTATRQNGQLPHNDSIVTTSAPAPVRAVVPLGVPAEEEGGEWLSSPGGLLSFLQTSTRRAYQHVLEVLDENHSRCALTTMDTTLEGGPDDMAVVDATTLRRQIIKLNRRLQLLEDENKERVKREKIMYSITVAFWLINTWVWFRR, encoded by the exons ATGGCTCTCTCCCATTCCTCCAGCGAGATGAACGGCGCCGCATTCCCCTCGCCCACCGCCGAGATGGCCGAGATCAATCGCATTCACTACGATCTAGAATACACGGAGGGCATCAGCCAGCGAATGCGGGTCCCTGAGATGCTCAAAGTGGCCCCCTACTCCACCGACGACCAGGAGAAGGGTTTTTTCGACGCACCCCACAGCGTCATGATGCATGTGCCCGAGAGGATCGTGGTGGCAG GCGATGGCGACGATTCCCAGTTCCCCAGACCTCGAGACCTGGACCTTATCCAGTCCACTCCACTGGAGGGGGTGGCCCTGAAGACGCCTCCGAGGGTCCTCACCCTCAGTGAACGGCCCCTGGACTTCCTCGAGATGGAACGGTCCAGTGCACCCAGCCAGCCCACTGAAGAG GTGCGGTCACATGGTCGTCTACGCAGAGAGCGCTCTGCCAGCGAGAACACTGCCACGCGCCAAAATGGCCAGCTACCCCACAATGACTCCAT CGTGACCACGTCTGCACCGGCCCCTGTGCGAGCTGTGGTACCCCTGGGGGTCcccgcggaggaggaggggggcgagTGGCTGAGCTCCCCTGGCGGCCTGCTCTCCTTCCTGCAGACCAGCACGCGCCGGGCCTACCAGCACGTCCTGGAGGTCCTGGACGAGAACCACAGcag GTGTGCTCTCACCACAATGGACACAACATTGGAAGGAGGACCCGATGACATGGCTGTAGTTGATGCAACAACGCTCCGGCGACAG ATCATCAAGCTGAATCGCAGGCTACAACTGCTGGAGGATGAGAACAAGGAGCGGGTGAAGCGCGAGAAGATCATGTACTCCATCACCGTAGCGTTCTGGCTCATCAACACCTGGGTGTGGTTCCGTCGTTAG
- the mffa gene encoding mitochondrial fission factor homolog B isoform X3 encodes MALSHSSSEMNGAAFPSPTAEMAEINRIHYDLEYTEGISQRMRVPEMLKVAPYSTDDQEKGFFDAPHSVMMHVPERIVVAGDGDDSQFPRPRDLDLIQSTPLEGVALKTPPRVLTLSERPLDFLEMERSSAPSQPTEEVRSHGRLRRERSASENTATRQNGQLPHNDSIKPVLRGGSSSSSSNPGPDSRCALTTMDTTLEGGPDDMAVVDATTLRRQIIKLNRRLQLLEDENKERVKREKIMYSITVAFWLINTWVWFRR; translated from the exons ATGGCTCTCTCCCATTCCTCCAGCGAGATGAACGGCGCCGCATTCCCCTCGCCCACCGCCGAGATGGCCGAGATCAATCGCATTCACTACGATCTAGAATACACGGAGGGCATCAGCCAGCGAATGCGGGTCCCTGAGATGCTCAAAGTGGCCCCCTACTCCACCGACGACCAGGAGAAGGGTTTTTTCGACGCACCCCACAGCGTCATGATGCATGTGCCCGAGAGGATCGTGGTGGCAG GCGATGGCGACGATTCCCAGTTCCCCAGACCTCGAGACCTGGACCTTATCCAGTCCACTCCACTGGAGGGGGTGGCCCTGAAGACGCCTCCGAGGGTCCTCACCCTCAGTGAACGGCCCCTGGACTTCCTCGAGATGGAACGGTCCAGTGCACCCAGCCAGCCCACTGAAGAG GTGCGGTCACATGGTCGTCTACGCAGAGAGCGCTCTGCCAGCGAGAACACTGCCACGCGCCAAAATGGCCAGCTACCCCACAATGACTCCAT CAAACCTGTGCTGAGAGGaggctcttcctcttcctcttcaaatCCTGGCCCTGACTCCAG GTGTGCTCTCACCACAATGGACACAACATTGGAAGGAGGACCCGATGACATGGCTGTAGTTGATGCAACAACGCTCCGGCGACAG ATCATCAAGCTGAATCGCAGGCTACAACTGCTGGAGGATGAGAACAAGGAGCGGGTGAAGCGCGAGAAGATCATGTACTCCATCACCGTAGCGTTCTGGCTCATCAACACCTGGGTGTGGTTCCGTCGTTAG
- the mffa gene encoding mitochondrial fission factor homolog B isoform X1: protein MALSHSSSEMNGAAFPSPTAEMAEINRIHYDLEYTEGISQRMRVPEMLKVAPYSTDDQEKGFFDAPHSVMMHVPERIVVAGDGDDSQFPRPRDLDLIQSTPLEGVALKTPPRVLTLSERPLDFLEMERSSAPSQPTEEVRSHGRLRRERSASENTATRQNGQLPHNDSIVTTSAPAPVRAVVPLGVPAEEEGGEWLSSPGGLLSFLQTSTRRAYQHVLEVLDENHSSKPVLRGGSSSSSSNPGPDSRCALTTMDTTLEGGPDDMAVVDATTLRRQIIKLNRRLQLLEDENKERVKREKIMYSITVAFWLINTWVWFRR, encoded by the exons ATGGCTCTCTCCCATTCCTCCAGCGAGATGAACGGCGCCGCATTCCCCTCGCCCACCGCCGAGATGGCCGAGATCAATCGCATTCACTACGATCTAGAATACACGGAGGGCATCAGCCAGCGAATGCGGGTCCCTGAGATGCTCAAAGTGGCCCCCTACTCCACCGACGACCAGGAGAAGGGTTTTTTCGACGCACCCCACAGCGTCATGATGCATGTGCCCGAGAGGATCGTGGTGGCAG GCGATGGCGACGATTCCCAGTTCCCCAGACCTCGAGACCTGGACCTTATCCAGTCCACTCCACTGGAGGGGGTGGCCCTGAAGACGCCTCCGAGGGTCCTCACCCTCAGTGAACGGCCCCTGGACTTCCTCGAGATGGAACGGTCCAGTGCACCCAGCCAGCCCACTGAAGAG GTGCGGTCACATGGTCGTCTACGCAGAGAGCGCTCTGCCAGCGAGAACACTGCCACGCGCCAAAATGGCCAGCTACCCCACAATGACTCCAT CGTGACCACGTCTGCACCGGCCCCTGTGCGAGCTGTGGTACCCCTGGGGGTCcccgcggaggaggaggggggcgagTGGCTGAGCTCCCCTGGCGGCCTGCTCTCCTTCCTGCAGACCAGCACGCGCCGGGCCTACCAGCACGTCCTGGAGGTCCTGGACGAGAACCACAGcag CAAACCTGTGCTGAGAGGaggctcttcctcttcctcttcaaatCCTGGCCCTGACTCCAG GTGTGCTCTCACCACAATGGACACAACATTGGAAGGAGGACCCGATGACATGGCTGTAGTTGATGCAACAACGCTCCGGCGACAG ATCATCAAGCTGAATCGCAGGCTACAACTGCTGGAGGATGAGAACAAGGAGCGGGTGAAGCGCGAGAAGATCATGTACTCCATCACCGTAGCGTTCTGGCTCATCAACACCTGGGTGTGGTTCCGTCGTTAG
- the mrpl44 gene encoding 39S ribosomal protein L44, mitochondrial gives MASGLLGSRGVLTLGLHYQHVCRSVLVTQTRQKKRWMKAYTRIMEAKLKLEGPPPPKPRSEKPNWDFHAEVEAFGTRLQENFQMERLKAAFVNPCYVRAEQERRGALGVESETAALALKDNAELRARGLALTRDFLSDWCRASFPSLPAEGAAAVVDHLMSPEVVCHVARNLGVDDLTMSAEFPVPDDVLYGTFCAVVAVLEESSGPQRVGLFLRDFLSTQLIGKDLFDLWSVVNPMGLLVEECTRRGLPLPEPRLLRSAGASTVLPLFFVGLYCDKRLLAEGPGETLLAAEEEAARVGLRKLYGYTENRRPLDFSPAPQLQTSQGNSQALSSG, from the exons ATGGCGTCAGGACTCCTTGGATCCCGTGGCGTGCTAACGCTCGGGCTTCATTATCAGCATGTCTGCCGCTCCGTTCTTGTCACACAGACCCGACAAAAGAAGCGTTGGATGAAGGCTTACACACGTATTATGGAAGCCAAACTTAAGCTCGAGGGACCCCCGCCACCGAAGCCACG CTCAGAGAAGCCAAACTGGGATTTCCACGCAGAGGTGGAGGCGTTCGGCACCCGTTTGCAGGAGAACTTCCAGATGGAGAGGCTGAAGGCGGCCTTCGTGAACCCGTGCTACGTACGGGCGGAGCAGGAGCGACGTGGCGCCCTGGGCGTGGAGTCTGAGACGGCCGCGCTGGCCCTGAAGGACAACGCGGAGCTCCGCGCCAGAGGCCTTGCCCTCACCCGAGACTTCCTGTCGGACTGGTGCCGCGCCAGCTTCCCCAGCCTGCCCGCCGAGGGAGCGGCCGCTGTGGTGGACCACCTGATGTCGCCCGAGGTGGTGTGCCACGTGGCTCGGAACCTGGGTGTGGACGACCTGACGATGAGCGCAGAGTTCCCGGTGCCAGACGATGTTCTGTACGGAACGTTCTGCGCGGTGGTGGCTGTGCTGGAGGAGAGCAGTGGGCCACAGAGAGTCGGACTCTTCCTCAGG GATTTCTTGAGCACGCAGCTGATTGGTAAGGATCTGTTTGACCTGTGGTCAGTGGTGAACCCCATGGGCCTGCTGGTGGAAGAATGCACCCGCCGAGGGCTGCCTCTTCCCGAACCTCGTCTCCTTCGCTCAGCTGGGGCCAGCACTGTCCTGCCACTCTTCTTTGTGGGCCTCTACTG TGATAAGAGACTCCTGGCGGAGGGTCCTGGGGAGACGCTGCTAGCTGCCGAGGAAGAGGCCGCGCGTGTGGGTCTCAGGAAGCTCTACGGATACACGGAGAACCGCCGGCCCTTGGATTTCAGCCCGGCCCCTCAACTGCAGACGTCCCAGGGCAACTCTCAAGCACTCAGCAGCGGTTAG